One part of the Vicia villosa cultivar HV-30 ecotype Madison, WI linkage group LG6, Vvil1.0, whole genome shotgun sequence genome encodes these proteins:
- the LOC131614196 gene encoding uncharacterized protein LOC131614196 has product MITNVPSMLDKWLLSIKPYLNDSDNIIVGLDVECLLAKHRGMPNTTVVLQLCIGGECLIFQILHASFIPESLINFLGNKNNKFVGVGIKDDVDKLLRDFSLRVVSFVDLRTLAAIKMSDKALKFAGLKTLALRVGGIEIEKPKKITLSNWSNFPLTLKQVEYACLDAFISFEVGRLLFLL; this is encoded by the coding sequence ATGATTACAAATGTTCCTTCCATGCTCGACAAATGGCTTTTAAGCATCAAGCCTTACCTCAACGACAGCGACAACATCATCGTCGGGTTGGATGTTGAATGTCTCCTCGCCAAACATCGCGGTATGCCAAACACGACTGTTGTCCTTCAACTTTGCATCGGTGGAGAATgtcttatttttcaaattttacacGCCTCGTTTATTCCAGAATCACTCATTAATTTTTTGGGcaacaaaaacaacaagtttGTCGGTGTTGGAATCAAAGACGACGTGGACAAGCTTCTTAGAGATTTCTCCTTGCGTGTTGTAAGCTTTGTTGATCTTCGCACACTTGCTGCAATAAAGATGAGTGACAAAGCTTTGAAATTTGCAGGGCTTAAAACATTGGCTCTTCGTGTTGGTGGCATAGAGATTGAGAAACCAAAGAAAATTACATTGAGTAATTGGAGTAATTTTCCACTTACTCTTAAGCAAGTTGAATATGCATGTCTTGATGCTTTTATCTCTTTTGAGGTTGGCAGACTTCTTTTCTTATTATag